The genomic interval TTCGTAGGGTCGGAATTTCTCAACGCCTGGCAAGGCACCTACAAAGAAAATCATCGCCCTATTTCCCTTTTTCGAAAGTTCCACCAGTTCCTTGATGTGCTTTTGGCCTCTCAGCGATGGACAGTCCGGGTACATTGCGTATTCCCCGTTTTTTCCGCCGCGCAGAACGGCGCTCTTCATCTCGGCGTAGATTTCTCCCGAGGGGCATTCAAAGAGGTAATCGAGCCTTGATTTTCCAACTGTGATTTCCTTCCTCTTTATCCGGCAGTCCCTGAGCCAGGGGATTAGGTTAAGCTCCAAAGCCCTCTCGAAGGCTTTAGCTTGAGTTCGTGTGTCTATTATCGCCCCTTTTCCTCCCAGGTCCTCGAAGGCGATGAGGATAAAATCGGTCTTTCCACCGCTCTTCGGCAGACAGAAGGCTTTCCTTCCGGGGGTCATGAACTCCTCTAGGCGGCCGGTGTTGGTTACCAAAGCCTTCCTAACCTCGCCTTCAACTTCAACCAGTGCCACGAAGCGGTTGAGCCTTTTGAGGAAGGTGCAGGGAACGGGGTTGAACTTTAGTAGAACGTTCATGACCTAACGTCAGAGCACTGAAATATAAGCTTTTGGAATAGCTAACCGGGATGCATGTATCTTTCGAAAATTTTATATCCTGTTACAGGATAATCCAGTTGGTGGATACAAATGCGGTTCTACGACAGGGAAAACGAGATGGAGTCTCTGCAGAAAGCGTTGAGACTGTCTAACTCCAGACTTGTCGTCGTGACTATAACCGGACGTCGGCGTGTTGGAAAAACACGGCTGGTGAGAGAATTCTTTGGCAGGACTGATACTACTTATCTGGACTTTTTCTTTTCGGTCAAAAGCGAGAGATTACTCTTAGAGGATTTTTCAAGAG from Thermococcus sp. carries:
- the sfsA gene encoding DNA/RNA nuclease SfsA, whose product is MNVLLKFNPVPCTFLKRLNRFVALVEVEGEVRKALVTNTGRLEEFMTPGRKAFCLPKSGGKTDFILIAFEDLGGKGAIIDTRTQAKAFERALELNLIPWLRDCRIKRKEITVGKSRLDYLFECPSGEIYAEMKSAVLRGGKNGEYAMYPDCPSLRGQKHIKELVELSKKGNRAMIFFVGALPGVEKFRPYERGDPEITRLLAEAGKAGVEVHAMSISLLPGGDVIIENPDLQIELAENF